CCAGCGCTACTTTGGGCTTAGTATAGTGCTTAATTGTCAGGCCGTTGGTCGTTCCGGCGCGGAGCCCGATACCCGTTCTGTAATCCTGTGCAACGACCGAATCAAACGTTAAAAACGGAAGGGCACCTAAAAGAAAAATGGCTAACTTTTTCATAGTAAGGAAAAATAGAAAGTACGACCTCCGAAAAGGCTATGTTCCCGGAGGTCGATGTTGGGTTATTGCTTTAAACTGACGGCTCCGTTTTGAGCCGCTTTTTTCATTTCATCACTGGCATAGAGGCCAATTTCCACCCGACGGTTTTGCTGACGGCCTACCTCGGTAGTGTTGGTCGCGATCGGTGCGGCTTCGCCCTGTGCAATCACTTTAAAACGATTGGAAGAGACCCCTTCGGCCACCAGAAAGTTAGAGACGGCCTGAGCCCGTTTGTCAGACAGTTCTTTGTTAAATTGCGCAGAGCCTACATTATCTGTATGACCTTCCACCGTTAAATTGGTATTTTGATCACTTTTGAGCGTTTGGGCCATTTTTCGCAGACTTTCCTGCGTTTCGCTGCGTAACAAAAATGAACCGAAATCAAAAAGCAGGGCATTGTCAAAGGTCAATTTGACACCTTCTCCTACGCGCTCCACGCGGGCCACACTGCCTAAGTCTTCCCGAAGTTTTTCGGCCTGTTTGTCCATGTGATTACCAATGACCGCTCCCGCCGCCCCGCCCACAGTGGCACCGATAATAGCACCGATAGCCGTATTTTTATTGTTTTTACCGATAAGGCCACCAATAACCGCCCCCGTACCAACTCCGATCAACGCTCCTTTTTGGGATTTTTTTAATTGGGTATTTTTGGAAGTGCCTGCTTTTTTGGAAGCGGTTACTTTGTTCTTCGTGGATTGTTGGGCAGAAGCTGTCTCTGTTGTAAAAATCGACTGCGTAAGAATGTACACTGCAATCAAACCGGATGTGAGTGCTTTCATAATCTTTAAAGACTGTTTGGTTTAGATAAACAGCATAAAATTACATGCCTGATTACGCTAAAAAGAACTAATTGATAGATAAAAAATTGACTATCAGTAATTTATGTATTTTTAGTATAAATGCAGGAATACAGAGTTCCCCAAAAGGGGTGTAGAAAATAGTACTCAAAGCGGGGAAAAATACTCAAACGCCATTGAATGAAAAAGAAGTGAAGTTGTTGACTTAGATAATATAGCCTATCTTTAACCGAGTATTGAGATATTCTATCTCATATTGAGCAACTAATTTCCCGTCATAAGTATGGTAAAATTGGATATGACCGACCGAGGTATTTTACGATATCTTCAACAAAATGCCCTTTTGACCACCAAAGAATTGGCCGCACAGCTGAATCTTTCGTACACGCCCGTCTATGAACGCGTCCGAAAGTTGGAGCGGGAAGGCATTATAAAAAAATACGTGGCCTTGGTCAATCGGGAAGAGATCGGCAAAAACCTGATCGCCTTCTGCAACGTTTCACTCAAAGAACACAGTCGTGCCAACGGTGAAAAGTTTGTGTCGGCCGTTATGACCTTTGATGAAGTGATGGAATGTTATAATATTTCGGGAGAATACGATTTTATGCTCAAAGTCGTGGTCAATGATATGCCCGAATACCAACGGTTTTTGATGGAAAAGCTGGGGGCGTTGGACAGCATCGGCAATACGCACAGCATTTTCGTGATGAGTGAGATCAAACACGAAACGGCATTGAAAGTTTAGCTTTTCGGTATGGACGACCGAGTTTGAGCAGGGTAATAACTGCATATGGCTTCTGCTTATCCCGGGCTTTGTATCTTTTCATCTTTAGCGATCCCTGAATATGCCCTGTCAAAACGTGGCAGAACGGGATATGTTGTATCGAAAGGCAGCTCGGGAAAACCTTCTACGAAAAGGAAAGTTCTGGACATTTTTGAGGAAGGCTGTCTACAATACAATCCCATTAATGGGAATTTTTTGATGGTTTGAAAGCCGGTATACTTTTTTCAGAAAATTCAGCCTGTGGTTTTGCGGGAAAACGGGCCGTTGGGTTCGGCAGTACCGTAGACTGAAAAAAGAGAGGTGTATTAACCAACAAATACCATGACCAGATGTTATCAATACGGAGTATTATTAAAGGTAGAGGTGAGCGAACTGTTTATTGAATGGCATGGTAAAGGACAGCGCG
Above is a window of Runella slithyformis DSM 19594 DNA encoding:
- a CDS encoding Lrp/AsnC family transcriptional regulator: MVKLDMTDRGILRYLQQNALLTTKELAAQLNLSYTPVYERVRKLEREGIIKKYVALVNREEIGKNLIAFCNVSLKEHSRANGEKFVSAVMTFDEVMECYNISGEYDFMLKVVVNDMPEYQRFLMEKLGALDSIGNTHSIFVMSEIKHETALKV
- a CDS encoding OmpA family protein, which codes for MKALTSGLIAVYILTQSIFTTETASAQQSTKNKVTASKKAGTSKNTQLKKSQKGALIGVGTGAVIGGLIGKNNKNTAIGAIIGATVGGAAGAVIGNHMDKQAEKLREDLGSVARVERVGEGVKLTFDNALLFDFGSFLLRSETQESLRKMAQTLKSDQNTNLTVEGHTDNVGSAQFNKELSDKRAQAVSNFLVAEGVSSNRFKVIAQGEAAPIATNTTEVGRQQNRRVEIGLYASDEMKKAAQNGAVSLKQ